The following coding sequences are from one Canis lupus dingo isolate Sandy chromosome 21, ASM325472v2, whole genome shotgun sequence window:
- the LOC112667925 gene encoding olfactory receptor 56A4-like, whose protein sequence is MVLFLNNTGTQVTEFLMICFPGLQDTQHWLSVVLAPLLVLALGANFVLLLTIQQETSLHEPMYYLLAILSMLDIILCLTVIPKVLLIFWFNMKTISFAGCFLQMFIMNTFLPMESSTFLVMAYDRYVAICYPLRYPSIITEKFVTYAAVFIVFRNLLATLPTPVLAARLNYCASNVVENCICANISVAKLSCGNIHLNKLYQFVSVWCLLGSDLVLILLSYCFILRAVMRLQSGGAATKALSTCGSHLILILFFYTLLLVFIFTNKARKKVPLEVPILLNVLHHLIPPALNPIVYGVRTQEIKQGIIKLLKYQF, encoded by the exons ATGGTATTATTTCTCAACAACACAGGCACCCAAGTGACTGAATTCCTGATGATCTGCTTCCCAGGATTGCAGGACACACAGCATTGGCTCTCTGTAGTCCTGGCTCCCCTTCTGGTTTTGGCCCTTGGGGCTAACTTTGTGTTGTTACTCACCATCCAGCAGGAGACATCTCTGCATGAACCCATGTACTACCTGCTTGCCATCCTTTCCATGCTGGACATCATCCTTTGCCTCACTGTCATTCCTAAG GTCCTGCTCATCTTCTGGTTCAACATGAAGACTATCAGCTTTGCAGGCTGCTTTCTGCAGATGTTCATCATGAATACATTCCTTCCCATGGAGTCCTCCACCTTCCTggtcatggcctatgaccgctatgtggccatttGTTATCCTCTCCGCTACCCATCCATCATCACTGAAAAATTTGTCACTTATGCAGCTGTCTTCATTGTCTTCCGCAATTTGCTGGCCACACTACCCACACCAGTTCTGGCTGCCAGGCTCAACTACTGTGCCAGCAATGTGGTGGAAAACTGTATCTGTGCCAACATTTCTGTAGCAAAGCTCTCCTGTGGGAATATCCACCTAAACAAGCTCTACCAGTTTGTGAGTGTTTGGTGTCTACTGGGTTCTGACCTGGTGCTCATCTTGCTATCCTACTGCTTCATCTTGAGGGCTGTTATGCGTCTGCAGTCAGGAGGTGCAGCCACCAAAGCCCTGAGTACTTGTGGTTCCCATCTCATTCTTATACTTTTCTTCTATACATTGCTACTAGTCTTCATCTTTACAAACAAGGCAAGAAAGAAGGTGCCCTTAGAGGTACCCATTCTTCTTAATGTCTTACACCACCTCATTCCACCAGCTCTGAATCCCATTGTTTATGGAGTACGAACCCAGGAAATCAAACAAGGGATTATCAAGCTACTCAAGTACCAGTTCTGA
- the LOC112667927 gene encoding olfactory receptor 56A4-like: MLTYFVLHFKELWTFSLFRILYMAPPSNYSTAPVSEFLLICFPNYQSWQHWLSLPLSLLFLLAMGANATLLITIRLEASLHEPMYYLLSLLSLLDIVLCLTVIPKVLAIFWFDLRSISFSACFLQMFIMNCFLAMESCTFMVMAYDRYVAICHPLKYPSIITDQFVVRATIFIVVRNAFFFLPVPVLSSRLRYCAENIIKNCICTNLSVSKLSCDDITFNRLYQFVAGWTLLGSDLILIILSYSFILKAVLRIKAEGATAKALSTCGSHFILILFFSTVLLVLVITNLARKRIPPDVPILLNILHHLIPPALNPIVYGVRTKEIKQGMQKLLRRL, translated from the coding sequence ATGTTGACATACTTTGTCCTGCATTTTAAGGAACTCTGGACTTTTAGCTTGTTCAGGATACTTTACATGGCACCACCCAGCAACTACTCCACTGCTCCAGTCTCTGAATTCCTCCTCATCTGCTTCCCTAACTACCAGAGTTGGCAGCACTGGCTGTCCCTGCCcctcagcctcctcttcctcctggccaTGGGGGCCAACGCCACCCTCTTAATCACTATCCGGCTGGAGGCCTCTCTGCATGAGCCCATGTACTACCTGCTCAGCCTCCTCTCCCTGCTGGACATCGTGCTCTGCCTCACTGTCATCCCCAAGGTCCTGGCCATCTTCTGGTTTGATCTGAGGTCCATCAGCTTCTCTGCCTGCTTCCTCCAGATGTTCATCATGAATTGCTTCCTTGCCATGGAGTCCTGCACATTCATggtcatggcctatgaccgctatgtggccatctgccaccCACTGAAGTACCCATCCATCATCACTGACCAATTTGTGGTTAGAGCTACCATATTTATTGTGGTCAGGaatgccttcttttttcttcctgttccagtacTTTCTTCCCGGCTCAGATACTGTGCAGAGAACATCATCAAGAACTGTATATGCACCAACCTGTCTGTGTCCAAACTCTCCTGTGATGACATCACCTTCAATCGGCTCTACCAGTTTGTGGCAGGCTGGACCCTATTGGGCTCTGACCTCATCCTAATTATTCTGTCCTACTCCTTCATCCTGAAAGCTGTGCTAAGGATCAAGGCTGAGGGTGCTACAGCCAAGGCCCTGAGCACGTGTGGTTCCCACTTCATCCTCATTCTCTTCTTCAGCACAGTCTTGCTGGTTCTGGTCATCACTAACCTGGCCAGGAAGAGAATTCCTCCAGATGTCCCCATCCTACTCAACATCCTGCACCACCTCATTCCCCCAGCTCTGAACCCCATTGTTTATGGTGTGAGAACCAAGGAGATCAAGCAAGGAATGCAGAAGCTGCTGAGAAGGTTGTAA